In Methanobacterium sp., the genomic stretch TGCATTTGCCTCAGAGCAAAAAGCACTCTGGAACATTAATATTAATAATATAAAGACACTTCCCCCTGGTTCGATTATATATAACGAAAAAATAATGAAAATAGATGATAAACTAAATAAAATCATTTCTTTAAACTCAAAAAAATCAGATTTACCAAAAGATGCTCTTAAAAAACAGTTGAAAGAATCCTTAATTAACTCAGTTGCAAAAAGAACTGCAGGACTCTCCAAAGTTGGAATATTATTTTCAGGAGGGATAGACAGCACTATACTTGCCAGAATAACAGAATATCTGGGAATCAAAACCACACTATATAGTGTTGGCCATAAAAATTCAGTTGATCTTAAAGTCTCAAAGGAAACTGCAAAAACAATGAACATTCCTCTTAAAACTAAAGAAATAGATATAAACGATGTAAAAAAGTATTTGACATTAGTTTTAGATGCAATAGAAGAATTTAATATAATGAAGTTAGGTGTAGGAATGTCCGCATATATTGCTGCAGAAATGGCACATAAAGATGGATTAAAAGTTGTTCTTTCAGGACAGGGTGCAGATGAGCTTTTTGCTGGATATCACCGCTATTTAAGATTTTATCAGGAAAAAGGGGAGCTTGTCCAGGAAGATTTAAAAAATGACATTTTAAATCTTTATCATGTAAACATGCAACGTGATGACGCGGTTACAATGGCCAATAGTATCGAACTCAGAGTTCCTTACCTTGATCTTGATATTATAAATAAAGCTATGAATATACCTATGAAATATAAAATAAGTGAAAAAAACGATAATTTAAGAAAATGCATCTTAAGAGAAATTGGTGCAGAACTTGGAGTACCGGGAGAAATTGTAAAGAGACCAAAAAAGGCAGCCCAATATGGTTCTGGCATAGATAAGATGCTAAGAAAGGTCTTAAAGGGAGAAGAATATAAAAACATTTCCAATTATTTTAATCAAAAATTAATTAACAGGTAATATATTAGTTATAGGGAGAATTAATTATGAAAAT encodes the following:
- a CDS encoding asparagine synthetase B, with the protein product MCGIVGISGKNISKKLYKMLISIKHRGPDGSGISIDNKVIYNNLENITNLEGSFGMGHNLLSIVGSRGLQPLVKENLILVCNGEIYNFKELKNKFQFSLNTDSDCEIILSLVQRFHNGSLYDAVIKTIEYLDGDYAFAVYDGENFAAIRDPLGVKPLYFGNNKEIFAFASEQKALWNININNIKTLPPGSIIYNEKIMKIDDKLNKIISLNSKKSDLPKDALKKQLKESLINSVAKRTAGLSKVGILFSGGIDSTILARITEYLGIKTTLYSVGHKNSVDLKVSKETAKTMNIPLKTKEIDINDVKKYLTLVLDAIEEFNIMKLGVGMSAYIAAEMAHKDGLKVVLSGQGADELFAGYHRYLRFYQEKGELVQEDLKNDILNLYHVNMQRDDAVTMANSIELRVPYLDLDIINKAMNIPMKYKISEKNDNLRKCILREIGAELGVPGEIVKRPKKAAQYGSGIDKMLRKVLKGEEYKNISNYFNQKLINR